A segment of the uncultured Fibrobacter sp. genome:
TCTTGATGCTCCCGCTTGCGGTGCTCTTGATGTTCCTTGCGATTGTCGCCTGGACGCGAATGCCCTTGCTCGCTTTCTTTGCAGCTCTTTTGACAGCGCTCCAGCCCACGGTACTTTTCCAGTTCCGCGCCATGTCGGTGGAACCGCTCTACATTTTCCTTTCTGCCCTTTCACTGTTGATTTTCAAGTGGGCCTACGACCGTAACACCGTCAAGCACTGGGCGCTCCTCGCTCTTTCGCTCGCGTTCTTTGCACAGACCCGCCAAGAAACCGCATTCTGCCTGCTCGCTTTTATCGTATTCGCTCTCCCCAAGCTCCTCGACAGCAAGAGCGCCAAGGCACCCACATTCTTTGTAACTCTTTCTCTCTTCTCGGTTCCGGCGCTCCTCACCATCAGTTACTTCCAAGGTTTTGGATTCCAGGGTGGAGAATTCGATGCCCACGGGCATTTCTTTGAAGACCTCGCCCGCAACTGGGAAGAAATGACCAAACCGCTCAACAAGAACGGCGAACTCGAAAACCCCTTCCTCACCTACTTTAATTACCTGTTCGCCATTGGCGCCATTTACCTGGTAGTTCGTGCAATCTGGGGCGCCAAGAAGAAGGAATACTTCTACCTTGAAATCCTCGCTTTCTTGCTCCTGTACCACATCCAAACCTACATGATCCTTGAAAACGTCTCAGGCGATTTCAGCATCCAGATCAACCAGCGTTACAGTTTGGTCATGTTGCCGTCGATGGCTTTTGTCGGCGCACTCCCGGTAACCCACTTGGTACAATTGCTGATCGGTTCCATGAGCACCAAGGACGCCAAGCAAAACGCGATGACGACCGCCCTGGTTACCCTTGTTGCAGGCATTATCTTTACCGGTTGGACCTTCCACTATAAAGAAGACTTCAACAAGAATATCATGTACAACCGTAACCACCTGACCATCGAAGAACACGAGATTCTGGGCTGGCTCGCAGAACAGCCGAAAAAGGAACGCATGTTCATTTACGGTCGCCCCTGGCACTTTATCGGTTACGGCGTATCGTCTATCCATTACGACCGCGCACGCCAAATGAGCACGCTTGACCTCAAGAAACTCATCGACAAGTACAAAGGCGAAGTCTACTACATTCGCGGTCTAGATTGCTGGGACAGCCAGACTTATCACAAGAAGGCCGTAGAACACCGCATTGCTACCACCTGCGATGTATTTGAACGCGACATGGACTTGGAAGGAGTCAAGAACATCCTGATTACGAACAACTACTGGGTACAAATCGCCAAGTTCAACGGCCGCAAGGAATTCAACCCGCAAAAAATCATAGCCGTAAGCGACCTTGAACTAAGAGCCGCCTCCGAGGATTCCACCAAGCAATCACTTTTCTACCGATTCAACCTGAACGAAACCGCAGCCGTTGCAAACCAATGGGACTACACCATTCTTTTCGATGGCGACACCATTGCTCACAGCGCCTACTCTAACGGAAGCTTTAGCGGAAGCATCGCTAATGACAAGTTAAAGTCCGGCTACAACCAAATGGAATTCGTGGTACAGAATCGCGAAAACGGCAAGCTCATGGCCGACATCCAGAAATTCTACTTTAACAATGCCGCAGGCGCCGTGCAGCTGACCGAAATGCCTTACGTAAGCCACAAGCAAGCTTGGGGCAAACTCCACAAGAACACCTCGCTCGAAGGCAACACGTTCAAGGTGGGCGGCAAGCTCTATAACGAAGGCTTTGGCACGCACGCCTCTTCCGAAACGGTATTCAATATCGAAGGCAAGTACAAGACCTTCAAGATGGGCTACGGCCTCGACGAAGAATCGCTCTGCAGCGACGGCGTGCAATTGCAAATCATTGCCGACGGCAACGTGATTCACGACAGCGGCCGATTCGTTCTCGGCAATTTAAAGGTTGCCGAAGTGAATGTCGAAAACGTGAAGACGCTTACTATCAAGACCAACTCGTTTGAAGACATGGACTGCGACCACGTCGACATCATCAATCCCGCGCTTATTCCCTAGGTAAATCATGCTGTTATCTGTAATCATTCCTGTTTTTAACGAAGAAGAAATCGTCGCCGAAACCTACCGCGTTCTCGAAGAAGAACTCAAAGACATCGAGCACGAACTCATCTTTGTAAACGATGGTTCCAAGGACAAGACCCGCGAAATCGTAGAATCGCTTTTGCCCCAGAATCCGAACAACAAGATTATCAACTTTAGCCGCAACTTCGGTCACCAGGCCGCATTCAGCGCGGGCCTCGACCATTCTACGGGCGATGCCGTGGTGATTATCGACGGCGACCTGCAAGACCCGCCGAGCCTGATTCACGAAATGCTCGAAAAGTGGCGCGAAGGTTACCAGGTCGTTTACGCCCAGCGCAACAAGCGCAAAGGCGAAACCATTTTCAAGCGCTTTACCGCCTTCTGTTTCTACCGCCTGATTGGCAAGCTCACCAGCATCGACATTCCGCCTGATACCGGCGACTTCCGCCTGATGGACCGCTGCGTGGTGAATCAGCTGACCAACCTGCCCGAACGCAGCCGATTCTTGCGCGGGCTCGTTTGCTGGGTCGGATTCAAGAAGATTGGAGTCAAGTACGACCGCGCCGAACGTACCGCAGGCACCTCCAAGTACCCGCTCAAGAAGATGGTGCGTCTCGCCCTCGACGGCATTACCGGTTTCAGTTCCGCACCGCTCAAGATTAGTTTCTACGCTGGATTGTTCGCAACCGTCGTCGGTCTCGGCGTGTTGATTTGGTCGATCCTCGAAAAGTTCCTCAGCCCCGCGACAACCGTTCCCGGATGGGCATCGCTCATGACAGCCATCGTATTCTTCGGTGGCATCCAGCTGATGTCTATCGGCATCATGGGTGAATACATCGGTCGCATTTACGACGAAGTCAAACAGCGTCCGCTTTATATTGAAGACAAGAAGTAAACAGTGATTAGTGATGAGGAATGTGAAATGAGAAATGCATGACGAAACATTACACATTACACATTTCACATTTCACATTGAAATTGATTGCAAGAAGTTAAAAGGTTTTTATGCGCAACAAATTATTCGTTATGAGTGCCGCTAGCGGCGCAGGCAAGACCACCCTCAAGGATTTGGTCATCAAGGATTTTCCGGACATCAAGTATTCCATTTCGGCCACCACGCGCAAGCCGCGCGAAGGCGAAGTTGACGGCGTTCATTATTTTTTCAAGACCAAGGAAGAATTCGAAAAGCTCATTAAAGAAGACGGCCTGATCGAATGGAACGAAGTCCACGGCAATTACTACGGCACGCCCAAGAGCTTTGTCGAGAAGACGCTCGCCGAAGGCAACCGCGTGATTTTCGACCTTGACGTTTTTGGCAAGGTGAACTTTGACAAGGTCTACCCCGACGCTACCGGCATTTTGATTTTGCCGCCGAGCGAAGAAGAACTTGAAAAGCGTCTGCGCGGTCGCGGTACCGATTCCGAAGAAGTGATTCAGCTGCGCCTGAAGAACGCCAAGAAAGAAATGGAATTCGCAAAGACCCAGGGCAAGTACGAATACGTCATCATCAACGACGACTTGCAGCGCGCCGCTAACGAACTCCGCGAGATTTTAAAGAAGAAAGACTAAAGCTTGATGCTCGCCCGTTTGAGGCGATCATTCAAGGCCATACCGACTCCGACATTCGGAATCGGGTCTACCAGAATCAAGTCGTACCTGGGGTCATCCAAGTCATGCATGTAGGCGTACAGTTTTGCTGTCGCCTCTAGCATATTGCCCGATTCAGAGAGATTGAGAGTTGCGGGAATCACGCCGGGGGTATTGCCGAAGGCAATACGCACGCAGTGTTCCGGCAGCGTAAAGCCAGCAGGAATTTCGCCATAGAGCAGCGGAACCTGCGGGCGGTAGTGCGTATCGCACTGCCCCGGCGCCGCCATCGCTTGCCCAGGCTTAGAGGTAGATTCCTTAATCTTCACGTCACCGATGACTTTTGCAATCATCTCGGGCGTAATCGCCCCCGGTCTCAGCACCGTCGGCTCGCCCACTAAAGAGACAATCGTGCTTTCTACGCCCACGTTGCAGGGGCCGCCATCGACAATGCCTGCAAGGCCACGATCGGCCAGCTGTGCCGCTACATGTTCGGCTGTCGTCGGGCTCACATGCTTGAACAAATTCGCGCTAGGAGCAGCGAGCGGCACGCCCGCCTTCCAGATAATTTCTTGCGCCACCGGGTGCGACGGGAACCTCACCGCTACAGACGGGAGTCCACTCGTACACAAATCCGGAATGCATTCCTTCTTGGGCAGAATCATGGTCATGGGGCCCGGCCAATAGGCCTTCGCCAACGCATACGCCGCCTCGGGAATATTTTCGGCAATGTCAGCCAACTGCGAAATCTCGCAAATGTGAACAATCAGCGGGTCAAAAGTCGGGCGTTCCTTAATCGCAAAAATCTGCGCCAGGGCCGACGGCAAATAAGCATTACCCGCAAGGCCGTAAACAGTCTCGGTCGGAATCGCGACCACCTGTCCATCGTGGAGCAGGCGCGCGGCATCGTCAATACTTGTCCAAGGAGGAAATTGCATGATAGACCAAAAATAAAAAAATCGCGAGACATGCTCGCGATCAAAAATTGATAAAAGAAGATCCCGGCTTAAAAGCCGGGATGACATTGAGGACTAAGCTTCTGCCGGAGCGGCTTCTGCTGCCGGAGCTTCTTCCTTGTCCTTGCGGCCAAAGGCAAACACCTTGTCGCAAGCAGTATTGAAGCGCTGCCAGGTCTTTTCGGAATGTTCGCGAGGCACGGCGCCCACTTCCTTCCACAAACGACGCAAGTGCTTCACCTTGTTCATCGAGGCACCGACAGTCTGTTCGTTCAAGTCAGTCAGCAAGTCTTCGGCCTGTTCGCAGAGCAACAGCTTTTTCTGCAAATTGTTCTGGCGAGCCTGTTCCTGAATGTCGAGCTGGTCGCGACGGCGGGTAAAGAAGTCATCGCAAGCTTCGCGGAACTTCTTGTACAAGTCCATGTCTTCCAAACCGCAGAATCCAAGTTCACGCCATTCCTTCTGGAGTTCGCGAACAGCGTCAGCAAGCTGGTTAGAGCCTGCGCTTTCGGCAAACTGGCGGACCTTTTCGATCATGGCATTCTTCTTTTCCTTAATCACGTCAAGACCTTCGGCCAAAGTCGAATCAGCGTGAGCGAGGCGTTCGAGAATCTTGTTGTAAACCGTATTGTAGCGGTTGCTGATAGATTCAATCGCTTCCTTCGGAACCATGCCAATGGCCTTCCATTCCGCTTCCATGGCCTTGAGTTCGTCAAGCGTACCCTGGGCTGCAGCTTCCATGGCTTCGAGTTTTTCGCACAGAGCGTTCTTGGCATCCAGATTCTTCTGCTTCGAGGCATCCATTTCTTCAAAATGGGCGCGTTTCTTTTCGAAGAAGCTGTCGCATGCGGTACGGAAACGAGTCCAGATTTCGTCGGACTTGCTCTTCGGCACAGGGCCAACGGCCTTCCAGGATTCCTGAAGCTGTTTTAATTTGTTCGAAGTTGCGTTCCAGTCGTTGGATTCCTTGAGGGCTTCGGCTTCCATGCAAAGCGCCACCTTCTTTTCGTAGTTGGCTTCGCGGTTTTCGTCTTCAGCCTTCAGGTTTTCCTTATGCTGTGCATAGTAGGCAGTCGTTGCAGCCTTAAAGCGTTCGGTCAAGGCAGCCACATTTTCCTTAGGCACCATGCCAATGGCCTTCCACTGTTCCTGGATTTCCTGCATGGCCTTGTACTTGTCCTTCCAGAACATTTCCGTGTTCTTGACAAGTTCTTCGATCTTGGCGCAAAGGGCTTCCTTGTCGGCCAAGTTCTTCTGGCGTTCCGCATTCATCTCTTCGATAAAGCCGGCGCAGTTTTCCTTGATCTTTTCGTAGTTGCTCTGGAAGTGGTCACGGTATTCCTGCAGCTTGGCGGCAGAGATAGGTCCGATTTCTTTCCAGCGGTTC
Coding sequences within it:
- a CDS encoding L-threonylcarbamoyladenylate synthase — translated: MQFPPWTSIDDAARLLHDGQVVAIPTETVYGLAGNAYLPSALAQIFAIKERPTFDPLIVHICEISQLADIAENIPEAAYALAKAYWPGPMTMILPKKECIPDLCTSGLPSVAVRFPSHPVAQEIIWKAGVPLAAPSANLFKHVSPTTAEHVAAQLADRGLAGIVDGGPCNVGVESTIVSLVGEPTVLRPGAITPEMIAKVIGDVKIKESTSKPGQAMAAPGQCDTHYRPQVPLLYGEIPAGFTLPEHCVRIAFGNTPGVIPATLNLSESGNMLEATAKLYAYMHDLDDPRYDLILVDPIPNVGVGMALNDRLKRASIKL
- a CDS encoding NPCBM/NEW2 domain-containing protein, producing the protein MKAFITGLLKNLAHPGTIVGLIVSIAIPFLIYLGPNVGHKGTIKNLDLYLPLPLFIIQLIAAIVIFALLHKDFREWIKGILPEKKISILMIAFTAAITIFAGTQIEARHRVQSDESVFMSVAQNMYYNHESGTCNQGFFEDGKLKCVATSNSFKTKGLAFLYLLGMPLLGNNLHWIFHMELLMLPLAVLLMFLAIVAWTRMPLLAFFAALLTALQPTVLFQFRAMSVEPLYIFLSALSLLIFKWAYDRNTVKHWALLALSLAFFAQTRQETAFCLLAFIVFALPKLLDSKSAKAPTFFVTLSLFSVPALLTISYFQGFGFQGGEFDAHGHFFEDLARNWEEMTKPLNKNGELENPFLTYFNYLFAIGAIYLVVRAIWGAKKKEYFYLEILAFLLLYHIQTYMILENVSGDFSIQINQRYSLVMLPSMAFVGALPVTHLVQLLIGSMSTKDAKQNAMTTALVTLVAGIIFTGWTFHYKEDFNKNIMYNRNHLTIEEHEILGWLAEQPKKERMFIYGRPWHFIGYGVSSIHYDRARQMSTLDLKKLIDKYKGEVYYIRGLDCWDSQTYHKKAVEHRIATTCDVFERDMDLEGVKNILITNNYWVQIAKFNGRKEFNPQKIIAVSDLELRAASEDSTKQSLFYRFNLNETAAVANQWDYTILFDGDTIAHSAYSNGSFSGSIANDKLKSGYNQMEFVVQNRENGKLMADIQKFYFNNAAGAVQLTEMPYVSHKQAWGKLHKNTSLEGNTFKVGGKLYNEGFGTHASSETVFNIEGKYKTFKMGYGLDEESLCSDGVQLQIIADGNVIHDSGRFVLGNLKVAEVNVENVKTLTIKTNSFEDMDCDHVDIINPALIP
- a CDS encoding glycosyltransferase family 2 protein — its product is MLLSVIIPVFNEEEIVAETYRVLEEELKDIEHELIFVNDGSKDKTREIVESLLPQNPNNKIINFSRNFGHQAAFSAGLDHSTGDAVVIIDGDLQDPPSLIHEMLEKWREGYQVVYAQRNKRKGETIFKRFTAFCFYRLIGKLTSIDIPPDTGDFRLMDRCVVNQLTNLPERSRFLRGLVCWVGFKKIGVKYDRAERTAGTSKYPLKKMVRLALDGITGFSSAPLKISFYAGLFATVVGLGVLIWSILEKFLSPATTVPGWASLMTAIVFFGGIQLMSIGIMGEYIGRIYDEVKQRPLYIEDKK
- the gmk gene encoding guanylate kinase; translation: MRNKLFVMSAASGAGKTTLKDLVIKDFPDIKYSISATTRKPREGEVDGVHYFFKTKEEFEKLIKEDGLIEWNEVHGNYYGTPKSFVEKTLAEGNRVIFDLDVFGKVNFDKVYPDATGILILPPSEEELEKRLRGRGTDSEEVIQLRLKNAKKEMEFAKTQGKYEYVIINDDLQRAANELREILKKKD